One stretch of Candidatus Nitrosotenuis cloacae DNA includes these proteins:
- a CDS encoding sulfide-dependent adenosine diphosphate thiazole synthase, whose translation MQSAQTKEKTKIFADVNEARITAAIADEFFAVFKERITSDVIIIGAGPAGLTAGRELSLMGYKVLIIEQNNYLGGGYWLGGYMMNPVTVRAPAQKIWDELGIPYKQAGDGLYITAGPHAVSKLIAATCDAGVKFLNLTKFDDLILKYGRVSGLVVNWMPVSALPRNITCVDPVALEAKMVIDASGHDSVAVKRLVDRKLVEWKGMNPMWVEEGEDKVVEATGEVYPGLVIAGMSVTETHGLPRMGPTFGSMLFSGKRAAEITAQKLKELNRT comes from the coding sequence GTGCAAAGCGCTCAAACAAAAGAAAAGACAAAAATTTTTGCAGATGTAAATGAGGCAAGAATCACAGCAGCAATTGCGGATGAGTTCTTTGCAGTCTTTAAAGAAAGAATAACATCGGATGTCATAATTATTGGCGCAGGTCCTGCAGGGCTTACCGCAGGCAGAGAATTATCATTAATGGGCTACAAGGTCCTAATCATAGAGCAAAACAACTACCTTGGTGGCGGCTATTGGCTTGGCGGTTACATGATGAACCCAGTCACAGTTCGAGCACCAGCACAAAAGATCTGGGATGAGCTTGGCATTCCATACAAGCAGGCAGGAGATGGGCTATACATCACTGCAGGACCACACGCTGTATCCAAATTAATTGCAGCAACATGTGATGCTGGCGTGAAATTTTTGAATCTGACTAAATTTGATGATCTAATTTTGAAGTATGGTCGTGTATCAGGTTTGGTGGTAAACTGGATGCCAGTATCTGCCCTACCTAGAAACATCACATGTGTAGACCCAGTAGCACTGGAAGCAAAAATGGTAATTGATGCATCAGGTCATGACTCTGTTGCAGTAAAAAGACTGGTGGACAGAAAACTTGTAGAATGGAAGGGAATGAATCCAATGTGGGTAGAGGAAGGCGAAGACAAGGTAGTCGAGGCCACAGGTGAGGTCTATCCAGGGCTTGTGATTGCAGGTATGTCCGTTACCGAGACACATGGCTTGCCAAGAATGGGTCCAACTTTTGGCTCTATGCTATTTTCAGGAAAGAGAGCAGCAGAAATCACCGCC